Proteins co-encoded in one Arachis stenosperma cultivar V10309 chromosome 7, arast.V10309.gnm1.PFL2, whole genome shotgun sequence genomic window:
- the LOC130940621 gene encoding cytochrome P450 714A2-like, whose translation MQLLLEAAMADKSLGKEFSRRFIVDNCKNIYFAGHETTAIAASWSLMLLALHPQWQEKIRTEVAEVCPHGIPHADSLPLLKTVNMVIHEVLRLYPPAAFVSREAYEDIQIGDINVPKGVCMWTLIPTLHRDPEIWGQDSNEFKPERFKEGVSRACKFPQAYVPFGLGPRLCLGRNFAMVQLKVVLALIISKFSFSLSPSYSHSPAYRMIVEPGVYIIIKKL comes from the exons ATGCAGTTGCTTTTAGAAGCAGCCATGGCTGATAAGAGTCTAGGGAAGGAATTTTCAAGGAGGTTCATTGTTGACAACTGCAAGAACATATATTTCGCCGGACATGAGACCACCGCCATCGCTGCGTCTTGGAGCTTGATGCTGCTTGCTTTGCACCCTCAATGGCAAGAAAAGATTAGGACTGAGGTTGCTGAGGTTTGCCCCCATGGCATACCTCATGCTGATTCTCTTCCCCTCCTCAAAAC tgtaaatatggTGATTCATGAAGTGCTACGTTTGTACCCACCAGCAGCATTTGTATCAAGGGAAGCATATGAAGACATTCAAATTGGAGACATAAATGTTCCTAAAGGAGTTTGTATGTGGACCCTAATTCCAACATTGCATAGAGACCCTGAAATTTGGGGGCAAGACTCTAATGAATTCAAGCCAGAAAGGTTCAAAGAAGGTGTGTCTCGAGCATGCAAGTTCCCACAGGCTTATGTGCCATTTGGATTGGGGCCTAGATTGTGCTTGGGGAGGAACTTTGCTATGGTCCAATTGAAGGTTGTGTTGGCACTTATTATTTCTAAGTTTAGCTTCTCACTCTCGCCTAGTTATAGCCATTCTCCAGCTTATAGAATGATTGTAGAGCCAGGTGTGTATATCATCATTAAGAAGCTTTAG
- the LOC130941683 gene encoding uncharacterized protein LOC130941683, protein MAKIWVEICLISARGVRGSTPSLWKRQWYAVGWVDPNNKYCTKIDSSGNSNPLWRTKFSFQVDTDSEACFQELALSVEVYSRDPIFLTEKLHGSTTVLLKEFLAKHVNEKKKSSEEEVGSYQLRGKKSNKPRGFIDVSVRVSEEKKEPIPHLDNDDGIVLQDHGNKPHLVTHGGFGQGYPQQPIPQSFNGSYKQEQTNAPYAQQVPFPSNYSNPYGVGPSYTASAGPSYYQPARGPPPPMPPPPSKVGYAPSFYPSSDGFGPSYINMPSSSSYAAAPNRPRGPPGFAIGAGAGALAAGAVMFGDDAMSRFDVSSSLGDPTIAIVTDPLF, encoded by the exons ATGGCGAAAATCTGGGTGGAGATATGCCTAATATCAGCTCGTGGGGTTCGAGGTTCGACACCCTCACTGTGGAAGCGCCAATGGTACGCTGTCGGTTGGGTTGACCCAAACAACAAGTACTGCACAAAAATCGATTCTTCTGGAAACTCTAATCCTCTTTGGAGAACCAAGTTTTCTTTTCAGGTTGATACAGATTCCGAAGCATGTTTTCAAGAACTTGCACTTAGTGTTGAGGTTTATAGCAGGGACCCCATTTTCCTCACCGAGAAGCTTCATGGTTCAACAACGGTTTTGCTCAAGGAGTTTCTCGCAAAGCATGTCaatgagaagaagaaaagttctGAAGAAGAAGTGGGTAGCTACCAGTTGAGAGGGAAGAAATCGAACAAGCCCAGAGGTTTCATTGATGTCTCGGTTCGTGTTTCTGAGGAGAAAAAAGAGCCAATTCCCCATTTAG ATAATGATGATGGAATAGTGCTCCAAGATCATGGTAATAAGCCACACTTGGTCACTCATGGTGGATTTGGGCAAGGCTATCCACAACAACCTATTCCTCAATCATTCAATGGATCATATAAACAAGAACAAACTAATGCTCCTTATGCACAACAAGTGCCATTTCCTTCAAACTATTCCAACCCATATGGGGTTGGACCAAGCTACACTGCATCTGCTGGACCAAGCTATTATCAACCAGCTAGAGGACCTCCGCCGCCGATGCCTCCTCCGCCTTCAAAAGTTGGCTATGCTCCGAGTTTTTACCCGAGTAGTGATGGATTCGGACCTAGTTACATTAATATGCCATCTTCGTCGTCATATGCGGCTGCACCTAATAGGCCGAGGGGACCTCCAGGGTTTGCAATTGGGGCAGGTGCCGGGGCATTAGCAGCTGGTGCTGTAATGTTTGGTGATGATGCAATGTCAAGATTTGATGTTTCTTCAAGCCTTGGAGATCCTACCATTGCCATAGTAACTGATCCACTTTTTTGA